Genomic window (Leishmania infantum JPCM5 genome chromosome 27):
GCTGGACTGCGCTGTGGGGCTCTTCTCGCTTGTCCTGTCTGACGTGTACGTGAACCAGTACCCAGAGTTTCCGCTCATGTTCTTTCTGGCTCTTGGCTCGCACTTGAACGTCCTAGCTGGCTTCTTTGTATATCTGCTCGGCCGCGAGAAGTACGGCCACAAGGTGTATCGGTTCTATCAGCCTTTTGCCGGCGGTGTGCAGTTTGTCACGCTGCAGTGCTTTGGAGTCACGTGCGTgtcgtcctcgctgctgctgacggcggcgtaCGCGCTTCTCTTCGAGCCCTCAGTGAATCATTCGCACGGCTTCATGAGCACGATTGGCGTACTGGCGCTGTTTGGCAACAttcttctcttgctctcGCTGCGGAGTTTCACCTTCCACGACTGCGCCAAGGCCTCGGAGCCGGGATCGACTACCGCGTCATTGGGCACCGGCTCAGCCTTCCTGGCGGACAAAGGCCTCTCCGCATTCCTGCGGtatctgcgccgccgccccaaTGCAGAGagcgcgctggaggtggcaTTGCTGACGGCACAGAGCGCGTTCAGCATGGTGGCGATCCGCTTTCCACGGCTGCAAGAGATTATCTTCCGCGTGAACCTTGCGATCACACTGGCCTGTGGGACGTTGAGTCTGTGCTTCGTTGGCTATCGGCGCTCTCTCGGCTTCATCAGCTTCCGCTTGCGGATGCATCGCACCTTTGACACCGTTCTTCTGTGGCTGTCGCGGTTTCTGTACGTCGCCGCAGCGTTTGCGAATGTGCTGTTGCTCATGGACGCCGGTGTGCACACAGTAACGCCGTTGTCTGTGCTAGCCGTGCAGGGACTGAGCGTCGTGAGttgcgtggcgctgctgatgttTCTGCGCACGATGCGCTATGAGGCTCTGGCGAATACGCCGAACGTTCCAAGCAGTGTGTTCGAGCTCGGcggcgtggtggcggtggcgacggcgtttCTGCTAGCATGCCTGAACGTGAGCATCTTTTTTTATGTACAGAACTACCCCGACGGCctcgacgaggcggtggaggggacAAGCTGGACGTACCAGGGGGTGCTGGTGTTTGTGTCGCAGCTGGCTCAGCTCGTCTCTCTGCTACCAACGCCCATGGTATACGTGTCGGGCGTGATTATGCATGACGATCACTTTCGCATGCTGGCCAGAAACCGCTCAGTCGAAACGCTAccggtgttgctgctgcaggcccTGAGCTATCTGCTTTacgtcgccgccatcatcaGTTTCACGCTCTTTCTGTCCAGCAGTGCTCCTGCCATCGCcccgctggaggcggtgctgtcaACGCTCAGCGTTTTCTGCATGACGTGTGCCGTACGACTGTGCAGCTCCTTGACGTACAAATTGCGCGCCTTtctcgctgccgtggtggaGGAGCCCCCGTCGGAGCCGACCACGGTGGGGAAAAAGCCGGCTACCAAGGCGGTCGTAAGCCTTGACTCAGTGCTCCCTGTACACACCGAGCCGTCACCCGGCCTTCGCAGCAGGatggcggaggagctggccaACACAGCTTACATCATGAACGGTGAGATGATATTCAGCTACCTTCTGTGCCTAACGaacttgctgctgcggctcctTGTTGACATTTCTTTGCATCATGTTTGGGGCGAGGTGGAGCtgccacacgcgcgcctcaTCATGATCGCCAACGCCTGCTTcatcgcgtgcgtgccgctggcgcactACTCGGGCAGAGACAAAGGCGTGCAGGTTTTTCACCCCttcaccggcagcggcagttttgtggcgctgcaggtgcttgGCTGGATGATCTACGCGATTTgcgtcatcatcatcatcctcGGTACCATTGTCTCCAGCAACTCCAACAGCGTTCCCGCCGAGTGGCACGCTCTTATAGCGGAGGGCCCTGTGATGTACACCCTGTTCGGCGTCCTGGAGCTGATTCCGGTCGTCCTCATCACGCTGTCCATCGCGATCGAGGCCCGCTACACCATGGCgacggcactgcagcagcgcttggCGAAGGAGTCGTTcctggagctgcgccgcttcatGCGCGAGGAGTTAGCAGACAAGTCGGACGAGGAGAAGGCCGTTGCCCAGGTCGCGTTCCGAACGCTCatgacggcagcgctgcacagcTTTGACATTCCGTGCACCGACGGCCTCCTCCGCATATATAAGGacccagcggcagcgcgacgtACCGGGAGAGGCTCCCGCGCGCAgaacagctgcagcaccggcagtgacgatgacgacggcagcgccgaagAAAACCAAAGCAGAGAAAGCTCTGACTGGAGTTGCAGTGGCGAGGACTTGACGattcgccgccggcgccaagAGGGCGCACGTGTGCTTGTGTTTCTGCTCTGCTGCGCGTCAGCTGCCTTCTTCGTGATAGCGGCGTTCATGGCGAAGGTAATGGTTTTGTCGTTGGCGTTCGCTGTGACTGCGATGCTCATATGCACGATTTCGTGCATCGGCTTACATGCTGGGTATGGGATGGTCCTCCACGGTGAGCCGAGCGTGTATGTGCCATTTATGCCGTTCCGCGGTGGGTCACAGTTTGTTGTTCGGCAGATGGCAGGATGGTGCTGCTACGCAGGCGCGTTCCTGGTGACGCTAATCACGTCGATCGAGTCCGCGGAGGTGTCCGCCACGGCGATGCTGATTGCCGCGTTGCTGTCGGTGACGAGTCAGGTTTTCATCTTCAGCTCTGTCCCTCTGTTTTCCCACCGGCGCGGCGAGCCGACGTTCCTGGAGGTGAACGGCGAGGGCATCGTCGCCCTGTTCACCTTTTCAGGCGCGATGGCGTTTGGACGAGTTTACACTCCCCTTGTGGCCTTCTTTGGGCGCGACACACAGCACTACCTCCATTACGGCGACGAGAGCTCCGCCTCCCGCAGAACACGCGTGCCATTTGTGCTGGCAGTGATGAGCCTCTCACTAGCGGTGCCGTGTACGCTCATCGCCCTGAGTCGAACGAAGCTGCAATGGGAGCGTGTCATGCacaccggcaccgcagcggaggcggtaTCCAAGCAAAGCCCCTCGTCCACGAGGAGGGAGCGTCATCGCACAATGTTGGCGAAAGGGATTTCGAACCTGATAGAGGTACTTGCCATCGTGCTGGCCACCTTTGCCCCACTGTCGATTGGGTTCTTGATATTTTACTTTTTTACGCAGTACACGCCGCGTCTGGTGCAGGTGATGGAAGCCTACCTGCCGGTCTGCTTCGCTCTCACCGCGCTGACACTGGTGCTGTCTGTGGTGCCGTATGTGGTGGACGTCGGCGTGCCGCTGTTCGTGGTGACGGTGCGTGTGACGGTTGTGACGTGGATGCTATACTGCATGCCCGTGCTCGCTGGGggtctcctgctcctcccgGCGCTGATTGCGCCGCGGCACAGCACCCTCTTCCTTGCGTGCGGCGCGTTTGTCATGCTGATGGCGGGCAACTTCAAGAAGGTGCGGCTTGCGATGAAGCTTGCGGTGTACGCTGTGATCGGCTACCTGACGTACCAGAGGTGCATGCTGCACGCCGTGGGCGGCCCGTCGTGGGGgatggcgcgcgcgcttggCGTGCACGTCGTGGACTGCGCGGTGCTCGGCGCGTGGCTGTGGTACCTCCCGCTGTACTCGGGCAAGCCGTACCACACAGGGTCGCAGCGCAGCCTGCGCTTCACGGAGTTCGCGCGCAACTACCTGTTTGCCGACGCGGTGAAGTACTTCAACTTCCGCGTGATTGTGGACGACCCCGCCGTGCAGATGCGGGACGACACGTCGCAATACCTGTTCTCCTTCCATCCCCACGGCGTGTTCCCCGGCACGGCACTGTTTGCGTCTCTGACGGCGGAGTGGGCCCTCAAGGTCGGCGTCAACGCGCAGCGCTATGTGTCGACGCATGTCGCGAGCGTTGTTTTCAacgcgccactgctgcgagACTTCAACCTGCGTCTCGGTGCGCTGTCAGTGAGCCGGCGCTCTGTGGAGGCGAGCCTCAAGCGCGGCAACAGCGTCCTTATCGTGACGGGTGGCCAGGCGGagatgctgcgcacgcaggtAAGCTCGGAGAGGATGATCCTGATCACGCAGCACACGGGCTTTATACGGCTGGCTATCGCATCAcgggtgccgctggtgccgctgctgtgctttGCGGAGAACAACGTGTTGGGGATGCTGCAGTTTCCGCGCATCCAGCGCCTCTCGCTCAAGCTCCTGGGCTTTCCGTTCCCGGTGATTCCCCTTGGCCGATTCGGTCTGCCTCTGCCGTTCCGCACGCCGCTGACGCTTGTGGTGGGGCCGCCGCTTGCTATTCCCGAGGGTGCGGACGAGAACAACCCCGATGACATGCGGCGCGTGTCGGAGGCGTACTTCCAGTCGCTGAAGGACCTGttctaccgccgccgcgcggagGCCGGCTACCCTGGCATGGAGCTCGTACTGCTGAacgagaaggaggaggcgcggaaGCGCAGGCAGGCCCgcgaggccgcggcgtccACGGCGAAGAAGCAGCGTAAAATGGTCTGTTGCTGcttgctgtgcgtgtgtgtgcttgctgccctcccccttcctccgctGCGCGTGGGCGATCTCATCTGCTtcgtggcggcagctgctggcgcgtcgCTGATCTCTTCACGGATTGGCTGCACTCTGCGTCGTGGCATTGCATCTTGAGGCATGCGGGTGttcgcagcgcctcgctccCATCTTTCGCCCTCTCGCACCCCTTCCCGTTTTCCCTCTTCCGATATCGCGACACATGggtggcggggggggggggttaaTCAAAAAAAANNNNNNNNNNNNNNNNNNNNNNNNNNNNNNNNNNNNNNNNNNNNNNNNNNNNNNNNNNNNNNNNNNNNNNNNNNNNNNNNNNNNNNNNNNNNNNNNNNNGGTTCTCGAGCATCCTGTTCGCGTTCCTCGCACAGACGAACGTGTCGAGGGTGGCGCGCGAGACGCCGAACCCGACGCCCGGGCGGATCTCGAAGGACCTAGCGATCAGCCAGGTGGTCTGCTGTGCGCTGTACGTGCTCGCGGGCGTGTTCGGGTACCTGGAGTTTGGCGAGCAGATCACGGACTCGATTCTGCTGTACTACAacgtgcgcagcgacgtGCTTGTTGCGATCGCGTACGTTGGGATCGGCGTGAAGATGTGCGTTGGGTTTGCGATCTGCATGCAGCCGTCGCGCGACGCGGTGTACTACTGCCTCGGCTGGCACTTCTCGATGTTCAAGGACATCCGGACGGTGCCGTTCTGGCTGAACGCTGTGATCTGCACTGGGCTCTCCGTGCTTGCGCTTGTGCTGGGGCTGTTCATCCCGAACGTGAACGTCGTGTTTGGGCTTGTGGGCAGCTTCTGCGGCGGGTTCCTGGGGTTCATCTATCCAGCTCTGTACGTCATGTACGCTGGCAACTGGGGCCTGCGGCAGGTGGGCTGGCTCCACTACGTCTCGACGTACTTGCTGCTGATCGCCGGCGtggttgctgttgttttcgGCACGGTTGCCTCTATCTACGGCGAGGTCCActgagcagcggcgaggcagccgcgcttGTCTGCGTTGTTCGCTGCGTGTTTGCTTCACATGTgtggaagaggtggaggatagtgtggaggaggggtaAAGGCGCCGGTGGAGTGGTTTTTGGGTGCGGCCACCGAGCGCGCGGCGCCTATGGGCGTTCTCCGCACGCCTCGCCACccgcttctctccctctttccctctccacatctccctctgcgtgcgtgcctttCTTCACCTTCCTTTGCCTCCGCGTGTCTTTGGTTTTGTGGGTCACAGGAGCGCTGCAGAGAAGGGAAGGCGTGGGAGAGCATAGCAAGCAATCGTCTCTAGGAGCTGACGACCGCCGTGTGGCCGGACGCGCGGTGTTTTCGTGTTTTGTGATGCTCGTTCTGTCCGATGTTGTGTGAGAAATCGGTTTTGCACACGCGGGTGTCTCTGGCCACACTCGACGGAAAGCTCGTAGGGTAAGTTGTTGGGTATTAGTGGACCATTTGTgctacgtgtgtgcgtacgctggttttgtgtgtgcgtgtgttttttATTTTTCTGGGTTTCGGCATGACCCGGCATCGTGCCCGGTATGCTACGCAGGGCTGACGGATCGCTCGAAACTCCACAGAC
Coding sequences:
- a CDS encoding putative diacylglycerol acyltransferase — translated: MLASQAQLSRSHGPASISRPHSDVGLDGEPAAPFEVPHFSTVSLLIVWMLDCAVGLFSLVLSDVYVNQYPEFPLMFFLALGSHLNVLAGFFVYLLGREKYGHKVYRFYQPFAGGVQFVTLQCFGVTCVSSSLLLTAAYALLFEPSVNHSHGFMSTIGVLALFGNILLLLSLRSFTFHDCAKASEPGSTTASLGTGSAFLADKGLSAFLRYLRRRPNAESALEVALLTAQSAFSMVAIRFPRLQEIIFRVNLAITLACGTLSLCFVGYRRSLGFISFRLRMHRTFDTVLLWLSRFLYVAAAFANVLLLMDAGVHTVTPLSVLAVQGLSVVSCVALLMFLRTMRYEALANTPNVPSSVFELGGVVAVATAFLLACLNVSIFFYVQNYPDGLDEAVEGTSWTYQGVLVFVSQLAQLVSLLPTPMVYVSGVIMHDDHFRMLARNRSVETLPVLLLQALSYLLYVAAIISFTLFLSSSAPAIAPLEAVLSTLSVFCMTCAVRLCSSLTYKLRAFLAAVVEEPPSEPTTVGKKPATKAVVSLDSVLPVHTEPSPGLRSRMAEELANTAYIMNGEMIFSYLLCLTNLLLRLLVDISLHHVWGEVELPHARLIMIANACFIACVPLAHYSGRDKGVQVFHPFTGSGSFVALQVLGWMIYAICVIIIILGTIVSSNSNSVPAEWHALIAEGPVMYTLFGVLELIPVVLITLSIAIEARYTMATALQQRLAKESFLELRRFMREELADKSDEEKAVAQVAFRTLMTAALHSFDIPCTDGLLRIYKDPAAARRTGRGSRAQNSCSTGSDDDDGSAEENQSRESSDWSCSGEDLTIRRRRQEGARVLVFLLCCASAAFFVIAAFMAKVMVLSLAFAVTAMLICTISCIGLHAGYGMVLHGEPSVYVPFMPFRGGSQFVVRQMAGWCCYAGAFLVTLITSIESAEVSATAMLIAALLSVTSQVFIFSSVPLFSHRRGEPTFLEVNGEGIVALFTFSGAMAFGRVYTPLVAFFGRDTQHYLHYGDESSASRRTRVPFVLAVMSLSLAVPCTLIALSRTKLQWERVMHTGTAAEAVSKQSPSSTRRERHRTMLAKGISNLIEVLAIVLATFAPLSIGFLIFYFFTQYTPRLVQVMEAYLPVCFALTALTLVLSVVPYVVDVGVPLFVVTVRVTVVTWMLYCMPVLAGGLLLLPALIAPRHSTLFLACGAFVMLMAGNFKKVRLAMKLAVYAVIGYLTYQRCMLHAVGGPSWGMARALGVHVVDCAVLGAWLWYLPLYSGKPYHTGSQRSLRFTEFARNYLFADAVKYFNFRVIVDDPAVQMRDDTSQYLFSFHPHGVFPGTALFASLTAEWALKVGVNAQRYVSTHVASVVFNAPLLRDFNLRLGALSVSRRSVEASLKRGNSVLIVTGGQAEMLRTQVSSERMILITQHTGFIRLAIASRVPLVPLLCFAENNVLGMLQFPRIQRLSLKLLGFPFPVIPLGRFGLPLPFRTPLTLVVGPPLAIPEGADENNPDDMRRVSEAYFQSLKDLFYRRRAEAGYPGMELVLLNEKEEARKRRQAREAAASTAKKQRKMVCCCLLCVCVLAALPLPPLRVGDLICFVAAAAGASLISSRIGCTLRRGIAS
- a CDS encoding putative amino acid transporter — translated: MCVGFAICMQPSRDAVYYCLGWHFSMFKDIRTVPFWLNAVICTGLSVLALVLGLFIPNVNVVFGLVGSFCGGFLGFIYPALYVMYAGNWGLRQVGWLHYVSTYLLLIAGVVAVVFGTVASIYGEVH